A single window of Lepeophtheirus salmonis chromosome 2, UVic_Lsal_1.4, whole genome shotgun sequence DNA harbors:
- the LOC121113698 gene encoding uncharacterized protein — MASYSLIATLLLTFISLSSSRRPIVVTNEDMYPSPRIVVLGATGVGKSSLANVILGRNNTYDGSGHMFGCFQVLGLNGGGSVTKKTCPDKGHFMGDLKNPKFTIIDTPGFGNNLIEEEKTIESLVNVLKDEIKFIHAFVICFKQQDNRMTASLRSMLSLLQKMFGDHFWDNAILEATHWNFHASNEAIRQQNNPPITKKWWKDTFNDILRGEFKINRPLRAVFIDTFYDPKDPSQALEFRSNTQSLFEFSRSNTPFECKDIQIALTEIRQLQIEIESLTKEKHKKIQTIFTLKERNRKLEVEVSKKQLATPPPNIYPSSLHNRYCISHKCYTPTEFALFGLGICILGIMIGVVAVAWLRNQCSSEEKLYEFGVDDPSTPLPPLPPPKSGGSFNGGAGMEGHCGTHLLSRQDSGGFNSRGFNSGVNQTNAAHNGFIDKRQTVLHSHGENVISELVSEPLETTM; from the exons ATGGCATCTTACTCCCTGATTGCAACCCTTCTTTTGACTTTTATATCCCTTTCTTCATCTCGACGACCCATTGTTGTGACAAATGAGGACATGTATCCAAGTCCGAGGATCGTCGTTCTAGGTGCCACAGGAGTTGGGAAATCCTCATTAGCGAATGTTATTTTAGGAAGGAATAATACCTATGATGGCTCCGGTCACATGTTTGGTTGTTTTCAG gtACTGGGTCTGAACGGTGGAGGCTCTGTTACAAAAAAGACTTGTCCAGATAAAGGCCATTTTATGGGAGatctcaaaaatccaaagtttacCATCATAGATACTCCAGGATTTGGAAATAACCTTATTGAGGAAGAAAAGACGATTGAATCCTTGGTTAATGTTTTAAAGGATGAAATCAAGTTCATCCATGCatttgtaatttgtttcaaaCAACAAGACAATCGTATGACTGCCTCTCTTCGAAGCATGTTGagtcttcttcaaaaaatgtttggtGATCACTTTTGGGACAATGCAATCCTTGAGGCGACGCATTGGAACTTTCATGCCTCGAATGAGGCTATTAG ACAACAAAATAACCCTCCTATTACAAAGAAATGGTGGAAAGATACCTTCAACGACATTCTTCGCGGTGAATTCAAAATCAATCGTCCTCTTCGTGCTGTTTTCATCGATACCTTCTATGATCCCAAGGATCCTTCTCAAGCCTTAGAGTTTCGTTCCAATACTCAATCTCTCTTTGAGTTCTCTCGCTCCAACACTCCTTTTGAGTGCAAAGACATTCAAATCGCTCTCACAGAGATCCGCCAGCTTCAAATAGAGATAGAGAGTCTCACCaaagagaaacataaaaaaattcaaactatttTCACGCTCAAGGAACGCAATCGCAAACTGGAAGTTGAAGTGAGTAAAAAACAGTTGGCGACTCCACCACCCAATATCTACCCTTCAAGTCTTCATAATCGCTACTGCATATCCCACAAATGCTACACTCCCACAGAGTTTGCTCTATTTGGACTCGGTATATGCATTTTAGGAATTATGATTGGAGTTGTGGCCGTAGCCTGGCTTCGAAATCAGTGCAGTTCCGAAGAAAAACTCTATGAGTTTGGAGTTGACGATCCAAGTACTCCTCTTCCACCCCTTCCGCCACCTAAGAGTGGAGGCTCTTTTAATGGCGGTGCAGGGATGGAGGGACATTGTGGAACGCATCTCCTCTCTCGACAAGACTCTGGTGGTTTTAATTCCCGGGGATTTAACTCGGGAGTGAATCAAACGAATGCAGCCCATAATGGCTTCATTGATAAGAGACAAACCGTGTTGCACTCCCATGGGGAGAACGTTATTTCTGAGCTTGTGAGTGAGCCTTTAGAGACGACTATGTGA